The Kitasatospora sp. NBC_00374 genome has a segment encoding these proteins:
- a CDS encoding class I SAM-dependent methyltransferase yields MTGDQPTRVRAELEAVPETALWTLYHRAAEARRPDTVLPDQAAVDLVDSLDFPFAERFGPADSRAGRIQSRLQGLRVRCFDREVSDFLARSPRGTVVCLGEGLETQYWRVDNGRAQWLTVDLPELIALRERVLPAGPRQRLLAGSATDLGWADQVEPGQDVLITAQGLLMYLRPGQVRDLIAGCAERFPGAGMVFDTVPRWFGRLTVEGKMRSHRYQAPPMPWSMDAGERAKLATAHPAVVEIRDVRPTGGPGLLGAAVDAVVRLPVVSSYRPSVVALRFAARPGTAPAR; encoded by the coding sequence ATGACGGGCGATCAGCCGACACGGGTCAGGGCCGAGCTGGAGGCGGTCCCGGAGACCGCGCTCTGGACCCTCTACCACCGGGCGGCCGAGGCCCGCCGCCCCGACACCGTGCTGCCCGACCAGGCCGCCGTCGACCTCGTCGACAGCCTCGACTTCCCCTTCGCCGAGCGCTTCGGCCCCGCCGACAGCCGGGCCGGCCGGATCCAGAGCCGGCTGCAGGGTCTGCGGGTGCGCTGCTTCGACCGGGAGGTCTCGGACTTCCTCGCCCGCTCCCCGCGCGGCACGGTCGTCTGCCTCGGGGAGGGCCTGGAGACCCAGTACTGGCGCGTCGACAACGGCCGCGCCCAGTGGCTCACGGTGGACCTGCCCGAGCTGATCGCCCTGCGCGAGCGGGTGCTCCCGGCCGGTCCGCGGCAGCGCCTGCTGGCCGGATCGGCCACCGACCTCGGCTGGGCCGACCAGGTCGAGCCCGGCCAGGACGTCCTGATCACCGCCCAGGGACTGCTGATGTACCTGCGCCCGGGCCAGGTCCGCGACCTCATCGCGGGCTGCGCCGAGCGCTTCCCCGGCGCGGGCATGGTCTTCGACACCGTGCCGCGCTGGTTCGGCCGGCTCACCGTCGAGGGGAAGATGCGCAGCCACCGGTACCAGGCCCCGCCGATGCCCTGGTCCATGGACGCGGGCGAGCGGGCCAAGCTGGCCACCGCCCACCCGGCCGTCGTCGAGATCCGCGACGTCCGCCCGACCGGTGGCCCCGGCCTGCTCGGTGCGGCCGTGGACGCGGTCGTCCGGCTGCCGGTGGTGTCCTCCTACCGCCCCTCGGTGGTGGCGCTGCGCTTCGCGGCCCGGCCGGGCACCGCCCCGGCGCGCTGA
- a CDS encoding amino acid adenylation domain-containing protein produces MTTTQTQTVHGLFEEQVRRAPDAPAAVCGRDRLSYGELDARANRLAHRLVELGVGPERPAAVALGRGPELLTAVLAVLKAGGAYVPLEPTGPDRMIRHVLSDADPVVVVTEEVYRVRLTDATDRPVLCLDTAAPELAGLPSTAPDVRARSVDVACVFYTSGSTGDPKGAQIEHRNLLHAYRGWQEVYRLTDADRILQTATLEFDVFTADWLRALGTGATLVMARRNYTLDRTAELRELHELVIGERITVMETNVHLLRRLFEYLQPLGLELGSVRLLSVGAEKWYLDEQLRIQRYLGPGVRHINVYGVAEAAVDSTYFDPATLPDPPEHTERFSLIGVPFPGNRVHLLDAEGEPVPPGEVGEICLSGPGVGRGYLNRPKLTADRFFADRRHPDVKLYRTGDLGRLRPDGILEFVGRDLGPQAATTAEVEAVLRGHPDVRECTVTTVDREPGHGPALVAYAVPTAGRALDPWALRAYLTARLPAASVPEAVVPLVELPLTRAGKLDRAALPLPPARTGPTGPTGPTGSAKSGRTGGGKGSGAWEEAVPGPAAWVAVTVVFALLSRMFTDTIWPGSTDVSLVARPWALLFQLLYLCESVGFGLGVAVLFLGGRMLDRHGRPAGLTLLTRLALVWLLASWWPQDNAYRTTSAHDWPAQATLAVVFNMALIASAAVVVRFLAWRAPARPTAL; encoded by the coding sequence ATGACGACGACACAGACCCAGACCGTGCACGGCCTGTTCGAGGAGCAGGTCCGCAGGGCGCCGGACGCCCCGGCCGCGGTGTGCGGCCGGGACCGGCTCTCGTACGGTGAACTCGATGCGCGGGCCAATCGGTTGGCGCACCGGCTGGTGGAGCTCGGGGTGGGGCCCGAGCGGCCGGCGGCGGTGGCGCTGGGGCGGGGGCCCGAGTTGCTGACGGCGGTGCTGGCGGTGCTGAAGGCGGGCGGGGCGTACGTCCCGCTGGAGCCGACCGGGCCGGACCGGATGATCCGTCATGTACTCTCCGACGCCGACCCGGTGGTGGTGGTCACCGAGGAGGTGTACCGGGTGCGTCTGACGGACGCGACCGACCGGCCGGTGCTCTGTCTCGACACCGCGGCCCCGGAGCTGGCCGGGCTGCCGTCGACCGCGCCGGACGTCCGCGCCCGCAGCGTCGACGTGGCCTGTGTCTTCTACACCTCCGGTTCGACCGGCGATCCGAAGGGCGCCCAGATCGAGCACCGCAACCTGCTGCACGCCTACCGGGGCTGGCAGGAGGTGTACCGGCTCACCGACGCCGACCGGATCCTGCAGACCGCCACGCTGGAGTTCGACGTCTTCACCGCGGACTGGCTGCGGGCGCTGGGCACCGGCGCCACGCTGGTGATGGCCAGGCGCAACTACACCCTGGACCGCACGGCCGAACTCCGCGAGCTGCACGAGCTGGTGATCGGCGAGCGGATCACCGTGATGGAGACCAACGTCCACCTGCTGCGCCGGCTCTTCGAGTACCTCCAGCCGCTCGGGCTGGAGTTGGGTTCGGTGCGGCTGCTGTCGGTGGGTGCGGAGAAGTGGTACCTGGACGAACAGCTGCGAATCCAGCGCTACCTCGGCCCCGGGGTCCGGCACATCAACGTGTACGGGGTCGCCGAGGCGGCCGTGGACAGCACCTACTTCGACCCGGCGACGCTGCCGGACCCACCGGAGCACACCGAGCGGTTCTCGCTGATCGGTGTGCCGTTCCCCGGCAACCGGGTGCACCTGCTGGACGCGGAGGGCGAGCCGGTGCCGCCCGGCGAGGTCGGCGAGATCTGCCTGTCCGGGCCGGGGGTCGGCCGCGGCTACCTGAACCGGCCGAAGCTCACCGCGGACCGGTTCTTCGCCGACCGCCGGCACCCGGACGTGAAGCTGTACCGCACCGGCGACCTGGGGCGGCTGCGGCCGGACGGGATCCTGGAGTTCGTCGGCCGTGACCTCGGCCCGCAGGCGGCCACCACGGCCGAGGTCGAGGCGGTGCTGCGCGGCCACCCGGACGTCCGGGAGTGCACGGTCACCACCGTGGACCGGGAGCCGGGGCACGGGCCCGCCCTGGTGGCGTACGCGGTGCCGACCGCCGGCCGCGCCCTGGACCCGTGGGCGCTGCGGGCCTACCTGACGGCCAGGCTGCCGGCCGCCTCGGTACCCGAGGCCGTGGTGCCGCTGGTCGAACTGCCCCTCACCCGTGCGGGCAAGCTCGACCGGGCGGCCCTGCCGTTGCCCCCGGCGCGCACCGGACCCACCGGACCCACCGGACCCACCGGGTCCGCCAAGTCCGGCCGCACGGGCGGCGGCAAGGGCTCCGGGGCCTGGGAGGAGGCCGTCCCCGGTCCGGCGGCCTGGGTCGCGGTCACGGTGGTGTTCGCGCTGCTGTCCCGGATGTTCACCGACACGATCTGGCCGGGGTCGACCGACGTCAGCCTGGTGGCGCGGCCGTGGGCGCTGCTGTTCCAGCTGCTCTACCTGTGCGAGTCGGTCGGGTTCGGGCTTGGCGTCGCCGTGCTGTTCCTGGGCGGGCGGATGCTGGACCGGCACGGCCGGCCGGCGGGGCTGACACTGCTGACCAGGCTGGCCCTGGTGTGGCTGCTGGCATCCTGGTGGCCGCAGGACAACGCCTACCGGACCACGTCCGCGCACGACTGGCCCGCCCAGGCGACGCTGGCGGTGGTGTTCAACATGGCGCTGATCGCCTCGGCGGCGGTCGTGGTGCGCTTCCTGGCGTGGCGGGCGCCCGCCCGGCCGACGGCGCTCTGA
- a CDS encoding O-methyltransferase, with product MSQQQWTAVDDYFSEVLIGPDEVLANALAAADEAGLPQINVAPNQGKLLQLLAVTQGARRILEIGTLGGYSTIWLGRALPADGSLVTLEIDPAHAKVAEANLERAGLAGQARVRVGRAVDTLARLAEEGAEPFDFVFVDADKPSNPVYFEWALRLTRPGALIVVDNVVRGGKVADADSTDAAVLGVRRMHELIAAEPRVTATSVQTVGVKGYDGFTLIRVEN from the coding sequence ATGAGCCAGCAGCAGTGGACGGCAGTCGACGACTACTTCTCCGAGGTCCTGATCGGCCCGGACGAGGTGCTGGCGAACGCGCTGGCCGCCGCCGACGAGGCCGGGCTCCCGCAGATCAACGTCGCCCCCAACCAGGGCAAGCTGCTCCAGCTGCTGGCCGTCACCCAGGGCGCCCGGCGGATCCTGGAGATCGGCACCCTCGGCGGCTACAGCACCATCTGGCTCGGCCGCGCCCTGCCCGCCGACGGCTCGCTGGTCACCCTGGAGATCGACCCGGCACACGCCAAGGTCGCCGAGGCCAACCTGGAGCGCGCCGGCCTCGCCGGGCAGGCCCGGGTCCGGGTCGGCCGCGCCGTCGACACCCTGGCCCGGCTCGCCGAGGAGGGCGCCGAGCCGTTCGACTTCGTCTTCGTGGACGCCGACAAGCCGAGCAACCCGGTCTACTTCGAGTGGGCCCTTCGGCTCACCCGCCCCGGCGCACTGATCGTGGTCGACAACGTGGTGCGCGGTGGCAAGGTCGCCGACGCCGACTCCACCGACGCCGCCGTGCTCGGCGTCCGCAGGATGCACGAGCTGATCGCCGCCGAGCCCCGGGTCACCGCCACCTCCGTACAGACCGTCGGGGTCAAGGGCTACGACGGCTTCACCCTGATCCGGGTCGAGAACTGA
- a CDS encoding YkvA family protein produces MGRGVPAKRRSGRGVRGLNGAAVSRSAWGLYRETRRPGAPGLGSRVVALPGLVGDVLRHRYPGVGPGKLVGLGLFAALYLLSPVDVLPDVFPVVGWTDDTAVLLWFLTGLTRESGRYVEWRRGDGPDPA; encoded by the coding sequence ATGGGCAGAGGAGTACCGGCGAAGCGCCGCTCCGGCCGGGGTGTGCGCGGGCTGAACGGCGCGGCCGTCTCCCGCTCCGCCTGGGGCCTGTACCGGGAGACCCGCCGGCCCGGCGCTCCCGGGCTCGGGTCCCGGGTGGTGGCGCTGCCGGGCCTGGTCGGGGACGTGCTGCGGCACCGCTACCCCGGTGTCGGGCCGGGCAAGCTGGTGGGGCTCGGGCTGTTCGCGGCGCTGTACCTGCTCAGCCCGGTCGACGTCCTGCCGGACGTCTTCCCGGTGGTGGGCTGGACGGACGACACCGCCGTGCTGCTGTGGTTCCTGACCGGGCTGACCAGGGAGTCCGGCCGCTACGTCGAGTGGCGCCGCGGCGACGGGCCGGACCCGGCCTGA
- a CDS encoding GNAT family N-acetyltransferase, with protein sequence MASELTFRTAGPADIPALVALVESAYRGEASRVGWTTEADLLAGRRTDTEGVADVIAREGSVVLLAERDGELLACCQLERREGTAYFGMFSVRPERQGGGLGGEVLARAERLAREEWGAAELEMTVIEQRADLIAWYERRGFSRTGEYSPFPYGDERFGVPLRPDLRFERLAKSL encoded by the coding sequence GTGGCGAGCGAGCTGACCTTCCGTACCGCCGGACCGGCCGACATCCCCGCCCTGGTGGCGCTGGTCGAGTCCGCCTACCGCGGCGAGGCGAGCCGGGTCGGGTGGACCACCGAGGCCGACCTCCTGGCGGGCCGACGGACCGACACCGAGGGGGTCGCCGACGTGATCGCCCGGGAGGGCTCGGTGGTCCTGCTCGCGGAACGGGACGGCGAGCTGCTGGCCTGCTGCCAGCTGGAGCGGCGCGAGGGCACCGCCTACTTCGGGATGTTCTCCGTCCGGCCCGAGCGGCAGGGCGGCGGCCTGGGCGGCGAGGTGCTGGCCCGCGCCGAGCGGCTCGCCCGGGAGGAGTGGGGCGCGGCCGAGCTGGAGATGACGGTGATCGAGCAGCGCGCCGACCTGATCGCCTGGTACGAGCGGCGCGGCTTCAGCCGCACCGGCGAGTACTCGCCCTTCCCCTACGGCGACGAGCGCTTCGGTGTGCCGCTCCGCCCCGACCTCAGGTTCGAGCGGCTGGCCAAGTCCCTCTGA
- a CDS encoding amino acid permease, whose translation MSDRTPTAAHPSTAEASAAPSPHVDAGDAGYRKDLKSRHVNMIAIGGAIGTGLFLGAGGRMADAGPSLFIAYAVCGAFAFFVVRALGELVLYRPSSGAFVSYAREFMGEKGAYTAGWLYFLNWSTTAIADITAAATYAHFWAMFSSIPQWVLALIALAVVLTANLISVKYFGEMEFWFAIVKVAALVTFMLVGIFLIVTRHDLGGHTPGLATITDNGGIFPSGMMPMLLLVQGVVFAYASVELCGVAAGETEHPEKIMPKAINSIMWRVGLFYVGSVVLLSLLLPYTAYSAGRSPFVTVFEKLGVPGAAGVMNLVVLTAALSSLNSGLYSTGRILRSMSMSGSAPRFTGVMNKGGVPYGGILLTAGFGVLGVVLNYVMPGEAFELVVNFASIGILGTWAMIMVCSLLFWRRAEDGRVTRPGYRLPWAPYTQIVTLCFLAAVVVLMWLDGGVGRTTVACLPLIAAALVGGWFLVRGRVRATAEAHRD comes from the coding sequence ATGAGTGACCGCACACCGACTGCGGCCCACCCGTCCACCGCCGAGGCGTCGGCGGCGCCGTCCCCCCACGTCGACGCGGGCGACGCCGGGTACCGCAAGGACCTGAAGTCCCGCCACGTCAACATGATCGCCATCGGTGGCGCGATCGGCACCGGGCTCTTCCTCGGTGCCGGCGGCCGGATGGCGGACGCGGGCCCCTCCCTGTTCATCGCGTACGCGGTCTGCGGAGCCTTCGCCTTCTTCGTGGTGCGCGCGCTCGGCGAGCTGGTCCTGTACCGGCCGTCCTCCGGTGCCTTCGTCTCGTACGCCCGCGAGTTCATGGGTGAGAAGGGCGCCTACACGGCGGGGTGGCTGTACTTCCTCAACTGGTCGACCACCGCCATCGCGGACATCACGGCCGCCGCGACGTACGCCCACTTCTGGGCGATGTTCAGCAGCATCCCGCAGTGGGTGCTGGCGCTGATCGCCCTCGCGGTGGTGCTCACGGCCAACCTGATCTCGGTGAAGTACTTCGGCGAGATGGAGTTCTGGTTCGCGATCGTCAAGGTCGCCGCGCTGGTCACCTTCATGCTGGTCGGCATCTTCCTGATCGTCACCCGGCACGACCTCGGCGGCCACACTCCCGGCCTGGCCACCATCACCGACAACGGAGGCATCTTCCCCAGCGGCATGATGCCGATGCTGCTGCTCGTCCAGGGTGTGGTCTTCGCGTACGCCTCCGTCGAGCTGTGCGGTGTCGCCGCGGGCGAGACCGAGCACCCCGAGAAGATCATGCCGAAGGCGATCAACTCGATCATGTGGCGGGTCGGCCTGTTCTACGTCGGCTCGGTCGTCCTGCTCTCGCTGCTGCTCCCCTACACCGCGTACTCCGCGGGCCGGAGCCCCTTCGTCACGGTCTTCGAGAAGCTGGGTGTCCCCGGCGCGGCCGGCGTGATGAACCTGGTGGTCCTCACCGCCGCGCTCTCCAGCCTGAACTCCGGCCTGTACTCCACCGGCCGTATCCTGCGCTCGATGTCGATGTCCGGCTCCGCGCCGCGGTTCACCGGTGTGATGAACAAGGGCGGCGTGCCCTACGGCGGCATCCTGCTCACCGCCGGGTTCGGTGTGCTCGGGGTGGTCCTGAACTACGTCATGCCCGGCGAGGCGTTCGAACTGGTCGTCAACTTCGCGTCGATCGGGATCCTCGGCACCTGGGCCATGATCATGGTCTGCTCGCTGCTGTTCTGGCGGCGCGCCGAGGACGGCAGGGTGACCCGGCCGGGCTACCGGCTGCCCTGGGCCCCGTACACCCAGATCGTGACGCTCTGCTTCCTCGCCGCGGTGGTGGTGCTCATGTGGCTGGACGGCGGTGTGGGCCGCACCACCGTCGCCTGCCTCCCGCTGATCGCGGCCGCGCTGGTCGGCGGCTGGTTCCTGGTCCGCGGGCGGGTCCGGGCGACCGCCGAGGCGCACCGGGACTGA
- a CDS encoding Gfo/Idh/MocA family protein: MRIGLLGTGPWAHRVHAPALAAHPGTEFAGVWGRRPAAAAELAAPYGVPVYEDLDELLAGVDAVAVALPPSVQGELALRAAQAGRHLLLDKPVALEPAAARRVAETAAGRGLASVVFFTLRFNADQSRWLAEQAARDGWFTARCEWLGAVFTSPDSPYAASPWRKEKGALWDVGPHALSMLLPVLGDVEHVTAAGGPGDTVHLVLRHAAGASSTLTLSLSTPPEAAVDGVGLELRGAAGLTRMPARNEGPVEAYGRAIDALHTAAAGGPAHPCDAAFGARVVEILAAAERSLDGGAGLAL; the protein is encoded by the coding sequence ATGAGGATCGGACTGCTGGGCACCGGGCCCTGGGCCCACCGGGTGCACGCGCCCGCGCTGGCCGCCCACCCGGGGACCGAGTTCGCCGGCGTCTGGGGCCGGCGGCCCGCAGCGGCGGCCGAGCTGGCCGCGCCGTACGGCGTACCGGTGTACGAGGACCTGGACGAGCTGCTGGCCGGGGTGGACGCGGTCGCCGTCGCGCTCCCGCCGTCCGTCCAGGGCGAGCTGGCCCTGCGTGCGGCGCAGGCCGGGCGTCATCTGCTGCTCGACAAACCCGTCGCGCTGGAGCCCGCCGCGGCGCGCCGGGTCGCGGAGACCGCCGCCGGGCGGGGCCTGGCCTCGGTCGTCTTCTTCACCCTGCGCTTCAACGCCGACCAGTCCCGGTGGCTGGCCGAGCAGGCCGCGCGGGACGGCTGGTTCACGGCCCGCTGCGAGTGGCTCGGCGCCGTGTTCACCTCGCCGGACAGCCCGTACGCGGCCTCGCCCTGGCGTAAGGAGAAGGGCGCCCTCTGGGACGTCGGGCCGCACGCGCTGTCCATGCTGCTGCCCGTCCTCGGAGACGTCGAGCACGTCACCGCGGCCGGCGGCCCGGGCGACACCGTGCACCTGGTGCTCCGGCACGCCGCGGGCGCCAGTTCCACCCTCACGCTCAGCCTGAGCACCCCGCCCGAGGCCGCCGTCGACGGCGTCGGCCTCGAACTGCGCGGGGCCGCCGGTCTGACCAGGATGCCCGCCCGCAACGAGGGCCCGGTCGAGGCCTACGGCCGGGCGATCGACGCCCTGCACACGGCCGCCGCCGGTGGCCCGGCACACCCCTGTGACGCGGCCTTCGGAGCGCGGGTGGTGGAGATCCTCGCGGCGGCCGAACGCTCCCTGGACGGCGGCGCCGGCCTCGCCCTCTGA
- a CDS encoding SMP-30/gluconolactonase/LRE family protein, with product MTEPRTLLTGLVLGESPRWHDGRLWFCDWGARELVAVDAAGRPEVVLSVAAFPFCIDWLPDGTLLVVHGNDRLLLRQDADGSLVTHADLRGVCDRPWNEVVADGRGNAYVNSIGFDLMAGEPPAPGVLALVAPDGSARQVADGLEFPNGMAITPDGSTLIVAESYGGRLTAFDVRPDGGLANRRVWAAVEGAAPDGICLDAEGAVWYADVPDRCCVRVREGGAVLARIELDRGCFSCALGGEDGRTLFMTAAEWPGPDSSSDGARTGLVLAADAPAPAARRP from the coding sequence GTGACCGAACCCCGCACGCTGCTGACCGGCCTCGTCCTCGGGGAGTCGCCCCGCTGGCACGACGGGCGGCTCTGGTTCTGCGACTGGGGAGCCCGGGAACTGGTCGCCGTGGACGCGGCCGGCCGCCCCGAGGTGGTGCTGAGCGTGGCGGCCTTCCCGTTCTGCATCGACTGGCTGCCGGACGGCACCCTGCTGGTCGTCCACGGCAACGACCGGCTGCTGCTGCGCCAGGACGCCGACGGTTCCCTGGTCACCCACGCCGACCTGCGGGGCGTGTGCGACCGCCCGTGGAACGAGGTGGTCGCGGACGGCCGCGGCAACGCCTACGTCAACAGCATCGGCTTCGACCTGATGGCCGGCGAGCCACCGGCCCCCGGCGTCCTCGCCCTGGTCGCCCCCGACGGCTCCGCGCGGCAGGTGGCGGACGGGCTGGAGTTCCCGAACGGCATGGCGATCACCCCCGACGGCTCCACCCTGATCGTCGCCGAGTCGTACGGTGGCCGGCTCACCGCCTTCGACGTCCGGCCCGACGGCGGCCTGGCGAACCGGCGGGTCTGGGCCGCGGTGGAGGGCGCCGCCCCCGACGGGATCTGCCTCGACGCGGAGGGCGCCGTCTGGTACGCGGACGTGCCCGACCGGTGCTGCGTCCGGGTGCGCGAGGGCGGCGCCGTACTGGCCCGGATCGAGCTCGACCGCGGCTGCTTCTCCTGCGCCCTCGGCGGCGAGGACGGCCGGACGCTGTTCATGACGGCGGCCGAGTGGCCCGGGCCGGACAGCTCCTCCGACGGCGCCCGGACCGGCCTGGTGCTGGCCGCCGACGCCCCCGCGCCGGCCGCGCGCCGTCCCTGA
- a CDS encoding DedA family protein: protein MHIDQWIDGVSPAAVYAIVGLIIGLESLGIPLPGEIALVSAALLAAQGHVSPWWVAICAILGAIIGDSIGYSIGRKGGKPLFEKLGRRFPKHFGPEHLESAERSFQKWGMWAVFFGRFVALLRIFAGPLAGALRMPYWKFLTANVLGGIAWAGGTTLLVYQVGKVAEKWLKSFSWIGLVAAVLVGGGSAWLMKRRAAKAREGHPEVVGEKSGTPVEPVADRS, encoded by the coding sequence TTGCACATCGACCAGTGGATCGACGGTGTCTCGCCCGCCGCGGTGTACGCCATCGTCGGCCTGATCATCGGACTGGAGAGCCTCGGTATCCCGCTGCCCGGCGAGATCGCCCTCGTCTCGGCCGCGCTGCTGGCGGCGCAGGGCCACGTCAGCCCGTGGTGGGTGGCGATCTGCGCGATCCTCGGTGCGATCATCGGTGACTCGATCGGCTACTCGATCGGGCGCAAGGGCGGCAAACCGCTGTTCGAGAAGCTCGGCCGCAGGTTCCCCAAGCACTTCGGCCCCGAGCACCTGGAGAGCGCCGAGCGCTCGTTCCAGAAGTGGGGGATGTGGGCGGTCTTCTTCGGCCGGTTCGTCGCCCTGCTGCGGATCTTCGCCGGGCCGCTGGCCGGCGCGCTGCGGATGCCGTACTGGAAGTTCCTGACCGCCAACGTGCTCGGTGGCATCGCCTGGGCCGGCGGCACCACCCTGCTCGTCTACCAGGTCGGCAAGGTCGCCGAGAAGTGGCTGAAGAGCTTCTCCTGGATCGGCCTGGTGGCGGCCGTGCTGGTCGGCGGCGGCTCGGCCTGGCTGATGAAGCGCCGGGCGGCCAAGGCCAGGGAGGGCCACCCCGAGGTGGTCGGGGAGAAGAGCGGAACCCCGGTGGAGCCGGTCGCCGACCGGAGCTGA
- a CDS encoding spermidine synthase, translating into MPDLDRESGWLLTLDGTPQSYVDLADPTHLEFEYVQRLAHLADTLAPAGQPLTALHLGGGALTLPRYLAATRPGSRQRVVEVDGRLVEFVADRLPWPDGIEVTVGDARAALADTPAASADLLVADVFHGSRTPAHLTTVEFLALAAAALRPGGCYAANLADGPPLAFARAQAATLRQAFPYTCLVAEPSVLRGRRYGNILLVGSTAPLPVRELSRRLAADPFPARLADEDELAALAGRTRPVTDDGAEDSPPPPDGAFSVG; encoded by the coding sequence ATGCCCGACCTCGACCGGGAGAGCGGCTGGCTGCTCACCCTCGACGGGACCCCGCAGTCCTACGTCGACCTCGCCGACCCGACCCACCTCGAATTCGAGTACGTGCAGCGGCTCGCCCACCTGGCCGACACCCTCGCGCCCGCCGGGCAGCCGCTGACCGCCCTGCACCTCGGCGGCGGCGCCCTCACCCTGCCCCGCTACCTGGCCGCCACCCGGCCCGGCTCCCGGCAGCGGGTCGTCGAGGTGGACGGCCGGCTGGTCGAGTTCGTCGCCGACCGGCTGCCCTGGCCCGACGGCATCGAGGTCACCGTGGGCGACGCCCGCGCCGCCCTCGCCGACACCCCCGCCGCCTCGGCGGACCTGCTGGTCGCCGACGTCTTCCACGGCTCGCGCACCCCCGCCCACCTCACCACCGTCGAGTTCCTCGCCCTGGCAGCCGCCGCGCTGCGCCCCGGCGGCTGCTACGCCGCCAACCTCGCCGACGGTCCGCCGCTGGCCTTCGCCAGGGCCCAGGCGGCCACCCTGCGCCAGGCCTTCCCGTACACCTGCCTGGTCGCCGAGCCCTCGGTCCTGCGCGGGCGCCGGTACGGGAACATCCTGCTGGTCGGCTCCACGGCACCCCTGCCGGTCCGGGAGCTCAGCCGCCGGCTGGCCGCCGACCCGTTCCCCGCCCGGCTCGCCGACGAGGACGAGCTCGCCGCGCTGGCCGGCCGCACCCGGCCCGTCACCGACGACGGCGCCGAGGACTCGCCGCCGCCCCCGGACGGCGCGTTCAGCGTGGGCTGA
- a CDS encoding DUF1275 family protein — MPQRPRLLRHARRPGPGAATHGLLVLAAGGANAFGFLALGGVFTSVVTANAAVLGLSLGGADPGAARLVALALLGYGAGAAAGSLAAGGRGRVPALGVRGGLLLETLALWLVSAAWLYWDGAPDPTRRAMLLFLTAVAMGCQNGSVRATGSEATTAYLTGTVTSAIAVLVTQGRLARRSVGSVLLFIAGAAAVGAAFRWLHPAAPLLPALLVTAALRTAGPAARRAAPDAHRR, encoded by the coding sequence ATGCCGCAGAGGCCGCGGCTGCTGCGGCACGCGCGGCGGCCGGGGCCGGGCGCCGCCACCCACGGCCTCCTCGTCCTCGCGGCGGGCGGCGCGAACGCCTTCGGCTTCCTCGCCCTGGGCGGCGTCTTCACCAGCGTGGTCACCGCGAACGCCGCGGTACTCGGCCTGAGCCTGGGCGGCGCCGACCCGGGCGCCGCCCGGCTGGTCGCCCTGGCGCTGCTGGGATACGGCGCCGGAGCCGCCGCGGGCAGTCTGGCGGCGGGCGGGCGGGGCCGAGTCCCGGCCCTCGGCGTCCGGGGCGGGCTGCTCCTGGAGACGCTCGCCCTGTGGCTGGTCTCGGCCGCCTGGCTGTACTGGGACGGGGCACCGGATCCCACCCGGCGCGCGATGCTGCTGTTCCTGACGGCCGTCGCCATGGGCTGCCAGAACGGCAGTGTCCGTGCCACCGGGAGCGAGGCCACCACGGCGTACCTCACCGGCACGGTCACCTCGGCCATCGCCGTCCTCGTGACACAGGGACGCCTCGCACGGCGCAGCGTGGGCTCCGTCCTGCTGTTCATCGCCGGCGCGGCGGCGGTGGGCGCCGCCTTCCGCTGGCTGCACCCGGCCGCCCCGCTGCTGCCCGCCCTGCTGGTCACGGCGGCACTCCGGACCGCCGGGCCCGCGGCGCGCCGGGCCGCTCCGGACGCGCACCGGCGGTAG
- a CDS encoding glutathione peroxidase — translation MSLYDIPLRTLAGEPTSLADHKGKALLLVNVASKCGLTPQYAGLERLQQRYADRGFTVLGFPCNQFAGQEPGTEEEIQTFCSTTYSVSFPLFEKVEVNGDGRHPLYVRLTEVADAEGVAGDVQWNFEKFLLAADGTVAGRFRPRTEPEADELVAAIEAQLPA, via the coding sequence GTGAGCCTCTACGACATCCCGCTGCGCACCCTCGCCGGCGAGCCCACCTCGCTCGCCGACCACAAGGGCAAGGCCCTGCTGCTGGTGAACGTGGCCTCCAAGTGCGGCCTGACCCCGCAGTACGCGGGCCTGGAGCGGCTGCAGCAGCGCTACGCCGACCGCGGCTTCACGGTGCTCGGCTTCCCGTGCAACCAGTTCGCCGGCCAGGAGCCCGGTACGGAGGAGGAGATCCAGACCTTCTGCTCCACCACCTACAGCGTCTCCTTCCCGCTGTTCGAGAAGGTGGAGGTGAACGGTGACGGCCGGCACCCGCTGTACGTCCGGCTGACCGAGGTGGCCGACGCCGAGGGCGTCGCCGGGGACGTGCAGTGGAACTTCGAGAAGTTCCTCCTCGCGGCGGACGGCACGGTGGCCGGCCGGTTCCGCCCCCGCACCGAGCCGGAGGCCGACGAGCTGGTCGCCGCCATCGAGGCGCAGCTGCCGGCCTGA